A window of Hymenobacter aerilatus contains these coding sequences:
- a CDS encoding LacI family DNA-binding transcriptional regulator — MLTLPHTHNAVAQKYNKRASITDLAKILNLSPSTISRALNGHADISEATKQRVWEVAKELNYQPNHLAAALRRGRSNMLGVIVPHINGHFFPSIMHGIETVASKAGFNVMICQSNEDVQREKNNIDALLNAQVEGILVSLARTTHDFQHFEKVRQQNIPLVFFDRMPEVSNVSGVVLDDHQGAYMAVRHLLEQGCRRIAHFAGPQHLNIYSNRHKGYLNALQAFGLPHDEQLMHFLPKLQQGAGEQAMRELLQLPEPPDAIFGSGDIPVAGALEVLHAQGIRVPEDIALAGFSNEPFTTLTTPKLTSVDQRGEQMGHSAVQLFLQMLKRSDNFAPHRVVLKPQLHIRESSMR, encoded by the coding sequence ATGCTTACCTTACCGCATACGCACAACGCCGTGGCACAAAAATATAACAAACGCGCTTCCATCACGGACCTGGCAAAGATCCTGAATCTGTCGCCTTCTACCATTTCGCGGGCACTCAACGGCCACGCCGACATCAGCGAGGCTACCAAGCAGCGGGTGTGGGAAGTAGCCAAAGAGCTGAACTACCAGCCTAATCACTTGGCCGCCGCGCTGCGCCGGGGCCGCAGCAACATGCTGGGCGTGATTGTGCCCCATATCAACGGCCACTTCTTTCCGTCGATTATGCACGGCATCGAAACGGTGGCCAGCAAAGCTGGTTTCAACGTGATGATCTGCCAGTCGAACGAAGACGTGCAGCGCGAGAAAAACAACATCGATGCCTTGCTGAACGCGCAGGTAGAGGGTATTTTGGTGTCGCTGGCCCGTACCACGCACGATTTTCAGCACTTCGAGAAAGTGCGTCAGCAGAATATTCCGCTGGTGTTTTTCGACCGCATGCCGGAGGTATCCAACGTGAGCGGCGTGGTGCTCGACGACCATCAGGGCGCCTATATGGCCGTGCGCCACTTGCTGGAGCAGGGTTGCCGCCGCATTGCTCACTTTGCTGGCCCGCAACATCTGAACATCTACAGCAACCGGCACAAAGGCTACCTCAACGCTCTGCAGGCCTTCGGCTTGCCCCACGATGAGCAGTTGATGCATTTCCTGCCTAAGCTGCAGCAAGGCGCTGGCGAGCAGGCCATGCGCGAGCTACTGCAACTCCCCGAACCGCCCGACGCCATCTTCGGCTCCGGCGATATTCCGGTGGCGGGGGCGCTGGAGGTACTGCATGCCCAAGGCATTCGGGTGCCCGAAGACATTGCGCTGGCTGGTTTCAGCAACGAGCCCTTCACTACCCTGACAACGCCCAAGCTGACATCGGTAGACCAGCGGGGCGAGCAGATGGGGCATTCGGCCGTGCAGCTGTTCCTGCAAATGCTCAAGCGCAGCGACAATTTCGCCCCTCACCGCGTGGTGTTGAAGCCACAATTGCACATCCGCGAATCGTCGATGCGGTAA
- a CDS encoding tol-pal system protein YbgF codes for MSKTFYSFLLLLLLPVLLHAQQPDTISRQEAPIRNIDIENVDVLPSAAAIDGWLLLDKDIQTELDGAMHNLYNFKYDKAEKQFRSLRRRYPQHPMPYFLMGLTTWWKIMPNIAQTKQYDNLLFAYMDTAITYATRLYEADNKNYEACFFLAAAYGFDARLNGERHNWRRVTVSSKRALDYLEISKQANGLSPEFLCGQALINYYSVWLSETYKLLRPVLLFFPKGNQQLGIEQLRMVANNGFYAAPEAKYFLMKVLSEQKNSAREALAVAQQLHQTYPDNAYFERLYAMLCFNEGEFWECEKVSKDILDKLNRGLPGYEGTSGRYASYFMGWIMQNKVRNLAKAKEYYQRCIVFAESTSETQSGFYLYANLNLAHLANGEKDVRRAKQYYSVVAERAERKSDMCREAHIYLKNN; via the coding sequence ATGAGCAAAACATTTTACTCTTTTCTGTTGCTACTGCTACTACCTGTGTTGCTGCACGCGCAGCAGCCAGATACGATTAGTCGGCAAGAGGCACCCATCCGAAATATTGATATAGAAAACGTAGACGTGCTACCCAGCGCGGCTGCTATAGACGGTTGGCTGCTGCTAGACAAGGACATTCAAACAGAGTTGGATGGGGCGATGCATAACCTCTACAACTTCAAGTACGACAAGGCCGAGAAGCAATTTCGCTCGCTACGGCGGCGCTACCCCCAGCACCCCATGCCCTACTTCCTGATGGGCCTGACCACTTGGTGGAAGATCATGCCCAACATTGCGCAAACCAAGCAGTACGATAATCTGCTCTTTGCTTACATGGACACGGCTATTACCTACGCTACTCGCCTCTATGAAGCCGACAATAAAAACTACGAAGCCTGTTTTTTCCTGGCCGCCGCCTATGGCTTTGATGCTCGCCTGAACGGCGAGCGGCACAACTGGCGCCGCGTAACCGTGAGCAGCAAGCGTGCCCTCGACTACCTCGAAATTAGCAAGCAGGCCAACGGGCTGAGCCCCGAGTTTCTGTGCGGCCAAGCTCTGATCAATTATTACTCGGTGTGGCTGTCGGAAACCTACAAACTGCTGCGGCCCGTGCTGTTGTTTTTTCCGAAGGGCAACCAGCAGTTGGGCATCGAGCAGTTGCGCATGGTAGCCAACAACGGTTTCTACGCTGCGCCGGAAGCCAAGTACTTTCTGATGAAGGTGCTGTCGGAGCAGAAAAACTCAGCCCGCGAAGCCTTGGCCGTTGCCCAACAGCTACACCAGACCTACCCCGACAATGCCTACTTCGAGCGTTTGTACGCCATGCTGTGCTTCAACGAGGGAGAGTTTTGGGAGTGCGAGAAAGTCAGTAAGGATATTCTGGATAAGCTAAACCGAGGCCTACCCGGCTACGAAGGCACCAGTGGCCGCTACGCCAGCTATTTCATGGGTTGGATTATGCAGAACAAAGTGCGCAACCTGGCCAAAGCCAAAGAATACTACCAGCGCTGCATTGTATTTGCCGAAAGTACTAGTGAAACGCAAAGCGGCTTCTATCTCTACGCCAATCTGAACCTGGCGCACCTAGCCAATGGGGAAAAAGACGTACGCCGCGCCAAGCAGTACTACTCCGTAGTAGCGGAGCGCGCTGAACGTAAGTCAGACATGTGCCGCGAGGCGCATATCTATCTGAAGAACAACTAG
- a CDS encoding RNA polymerase sigma factor: protein MSATTLESSTSYPEELLVQRLRDRDESAMTLFYDKYSAALYGVILRIVKKEEIAEDVLQEGLVKIWHSFQFYDSSKGRLFTWVLNICRNLAIDKIRSRQYRVGTRMTPLEDSGAMRQAASSGFQPEHIGLQEITKQLNPEQKQVIDLLYFGGFTQSEVAEELDLPLGTVKTRARAAIKVLSKLIR, encoded by the coding sequence GTGTCAGCTACCACCTTAGAGTCATCGACCTCCTACCCGGAGGAACTGCTCGTGCAGCGTCTGCGTGACCGCGACGAGTCGGCCATGACCTTATTTTATGACAAATACTCGGCTGCGTTGTACGGGGTCATCCTGCGCATCGTGAAGAAGGAAGAAATAGCCGAGGACGTGTTGCAAGAAGGTCTGGTCAAAATCTGGCATTCGTTTCAGTTCTACGATTCGTCCAAAGGGCGACTTTTTACGTGGGTGCTGAATATTTGCCGCAATTTGGCCATTGATAAAATCCGGTCCCGACAGTACCGCGTAGGTACTCGCATGACACCATTGGAGGATAGTGGTGCCATGCGTCAGGCGGCCTCCTCCGGGTTTCAGCCTGAACACATAGGACTGCAGGAAATCACAAAACAGCTAAACCCTGAACAGAAACAAGTGATTGACCTGTTATACTTTGGCGGTTTTACTCAAAGCGAAGTGGCAGAAGAACTCGACTTGCCGTTGGGCACCGTAAAAACTCGGGCCCGGGCAGCAATTAAGGTATTATCAAAACTGATTCGATAG
- the corA gene encoding magnesium/cobalt transporter CorA has translation MDFPTAPPVAAPTPSLPHHDDEQDHDLAQVRGISDRDATREARDQVVGQRPGTLVISPRALRPRLFLYSYDEQHMLEEEYDTYEALIDYFRAHPEQRHWIDIRGYNNLHLMEQLMADFDIHPLQMEDVLGDYQRAKVELFDENRLFLVSRMTEFTDSRDIDDDQLSIFTGANYVLTFQDDYEDCLDSVRQRLRSGFSSIRRRPSLYLAYALTDVVLDHYYPTMAAIGDYIETLEDRTLSDRPSRRLLSRILQVKKDIVRFRRLVYPEREKIAEVLRMPDEVVPEEIKVFFRDCYDHAIQAMDLAESYRESVSSLVDLYMSNQSNRMNEVMKVLTIISSIFIPLSFVVGLYGMNFQREGPDGRINYLNMPELYSPIGYPVLIVVLVVIVIGQLVYFYRKGWLSDK, from the coding sequence ATGGATTTTCCTACGGCCCCTCCCGTTGCTGCCCCTACCCCATCCCTACCCCACCACGACGACGAACAAGACCACGACCTTGCGCAGGTTCGCGGTATTTCGGACCGCGACGCCACCCGCGAAGCCCGCGACCAGGTAGTAGGGCAGCGGCCGGGTACGCTGGTCATTTCGCCCCGCGCTCTGCGCCCGCGTCTGTTTTTGTACTCCTACGACGAGCAGCATATGCTGGAAGAGGAATATGATACCTACGAGGCGCTGATCGATTATTTCCGTGCCCACCCCGAGCAGCGCCATTGGATCGATATACGCGGTTACAATAATCTGCACCTAATGGAGCAGCTGATGGCGGATTTCGACATTCACCCGCTGCAAATGGAAGACGTGCTGGGCGACTACCAGCGGGCCAAAGTGGAGCTGTTCGACGAGAATCGGCTGTTTCTGGTGTCGCGCATGACGGAGTTTACCGACTCCCGCGACATCGACGACGACCAGCTCTCCATCTTCACCGGCGCCAACTACGTGCTCACGTTTCAGGACGACTACGAGGACTGCCTCGACAGCGTGCGGCAACGCCTGCGCTCGGGCTTCAGCAGCATCCGGCGGCGCCCTTCGCTCTACCTCGCCTACGCCCTCACCGACGTAGTGCTCGACCACTACTACCCCACCATGGCCGCCATCGGCGACTATATCGAAACGCTGGAGGACCGCACCCTCTCCGACCGGCCCTCGCGCCGACTACTCAGCCGCATCTTGCAGGTAAAGAAAGATATCGTGCGTTTTCGACGCCTAGTATACCCCGAGCGCGAGAAAATTGCTGAGGTGCTGCGCATGCCCGACGAGGTGGTACCCGAGGAAATAAAGGTCTTCTTCCGCGACTGCTACGACCACGCCATTCAGGCGATGGATCTAGCCGAGAGCTACCGCGAATCGGTGAGCAGCCTGGTAGACTTGTACATGTCGAACCAGAGCAACCGCATGAACGAGGTGATGAAGGTGCTCACTATCATCAGCAGCATCTTCATTCCGCTAAGCTTCGTGGTAGGTCTCTACGGTATGAACTTCCAGCGCGAAGGCCCTGACGGCCGCATTAACTACCTCAACATGCCCGAACTGTACAGCCCCATCGGCTACCCCGTGCTGATTGTGGTGCTAGTGGTAATTGTTATTGGCCAATTGGTGTATTTCTACCGCAAAGGCTGGCTGTCGGATAAGTAG
- a CDS encoding NAD-dependent succinate-semialdehyde dehydrogenase produces the protein MAITSINPYTGQVLQEFAPLAWSDTEDILRQAHEAAASWRTTSFAHRAERMRRAAELLRERAQELAHLMSIEMGKPIADGRAEAQKCATTCDYYAEHAEAFLADEEIRTEAQRSLIAHEPLGVVLAIMPWNFPLWQVVRFAAPALMAGNVGLLKHAPNVPQCALALEKIFHDAGFPPATFRALLIDTDQVEPLLADDRVRAVTLTGSTRAGASVAALAGKYLKKSVLELGGSDAFVVLADADLDVAAQNAAQGRMINAGQSCIAAKRFIVEQSVVAEFTQKLKEHMAAFQTGDPLDEATQYGPLARPDLADMLTQQVRDSVAKGAQIVLDGGQDAPGATLFRPMILTNVQPGQPAYHEEFFGPVALVLEARDADDAIRLANDSPYGLGGSIWTRDVARGEALARRVEAGAVFVNAIVKSSPEMPFGGVKQSGYGRELSYLGIREFVNQKSLWIAPDEEPRKHKTE, from the coding sequence ATGGCAATCACCTCTATCAACCCCTACACCGGGCAGGTGCTGCAAGAGTTTGCGCCCCTGGCCTGGTCCGATACTGAAGATATACTACGGCAGGCGCACGAGGCTGCCGCCTCGTGGCGCACTACCTCCTTTGCGCACCGCGCCGAGCGAATGCGCCGCGCCGCCGAGCTGCTGCGGGAGCGGGCACAGGAACTGGCCCACCTCATGAGCATCGAAATGGGCAAGCCCATTGCCGACGGCCGCGCCGAAGCGCAGAAATGCGCCACCACCTGCGACTACTACGCTGAGCACGCCGAGGCATTTCTGGCCGATGAAGAAATCCGGACGGAAGCCCAGCGCAGCCTGATTGCCCACGAGCCGCTGGGGGTAGTGCTGGCCATCATGCCCTGGAACTTTCCGTTGTGGCAAGTGGTGCGCTTTGCCGCGCCAGCCCTTATGGCCGGCAATGTAGGGCTGCTGAAGCACGCGCCCAACGTACCGCAATGCGCTTTGGCCCTGGAGAAGATTTTCCACGATGCTGGTTTTCCGCCGGCTACCTTCCGTGCCTTGCTCATCGACACGGACCAGGTAGAACCGCTGCTGGCCGACGACCGGGTGCGGGCCGTGACGCTTACTGGGAGCACGCGCGCCGGCGCCAGTGTGGCGGCACTAGCCGGCAAGTACCTCAAGAAAAGCGTACTGGAGCTAGGCGGCTCCGATGCGTTTGTGGTATTGGCCGACGCCGATCTAGACGTAGCCGCCCAAAATGCTGCCCAAGGCCGTATGATTAACGCGGGACAGAGCTGCATTGCGGCCAAGCGGTTTATTGTGGAGCAGTCGGTAGTGGCCGAGTTTACGCAAAAGTTGAAAGAGCACATGGCGGCTTTTCAGACCGGCGACCCCCTCGACGAAGCTACGCAGTACGGCCCCCTCGCCCGCCCCGACTTAGCCGATATGCTCACCCAACAGGTGCGGGATTCTGTGGCCAAAGGCGCCCAGATTGTGTTGGATGGTGGCCAGGATGCACCCGGCGCTACCCTATTTCGGCCTATGATTCTGACCAACGTGCAACCCGGCCAGCCAGCTTACCACGAGGAGTTTTTTGGCCCGGTGGCGCTGGTGCTGGAAGCCCGCGACGCCGATGATGCCATACGCCTCGCCAACGACTCTCCCTATGGCCTGGGCGGCTCTATCTGGACGCGTGATGTAGCCCGCGGCGAAGCCCTGGCCCGCCGCGTGGAAGCCGGCGCCGTGTTCGTCAATGCCATTGTAAAATCGTCGCCAGAGATGCCCTTCGGCGGCGTAAAGCAGTCGGGTTACGGGCGCGAGCTTTCCTACCTGGGCATCCGCGAATTTGTCAATCAGAAAAGCCTTTGGATAGCGCCAGACGAAGAGCCACGGAAGCACAAAACGGAGTAG
- a CDS encoding APC family permease, with protein sequence MSEKQGHFQRAITLFDAVMIVTGGMIGSGIFIVSTSIARQVGSAGWLLVVWIITGLITLAGAVSYGELSAMFPKVGGQYVYLREAYNKLVAFLYGWSLFTVIQTGVIAAVGVAFARFTGVLFPWFSEQHVLFNVGPLAFTTVQLLAILMIVGLTWINANGVRSGKLISNVFGSTKLVALALLILFGLILGINHEAVQINFTGMWQAASFNDLGQATPLDTWGLIGAIGLAMTGSLFSSDCWNNIGFSGDEIVRPERTIVLSMAIGTAIVTALYLLINVVYLLVLPIPGNPAAAATDVVGRGIMYATNDRVATAVAESMLGRTGAYVMAVLIMISTFGANNGIILSGARAYYAMAKDGLFFPPLARLNRAGVPGVALWTQCAWACLLCLTGSYGELLNYVMFSVILFYVITIIGIFVLRRTRPNAPRPYRAFGYPLVPMFYIVLASAFCAILLFSPATATFSQRGLLLLALGVPVYFVLEKQFNKQLPNDQ encoded by the coding sequence ATGTCTGAAAAACAAGGCCACTTTCAGCGGGCCATTACGCTGTTTGATGCCGTCATGATTGTGACCGGTGGCATGATCGGCTCCGGTATCTTCATCGTTTCCACCAGCATCGCCCGGCAGGTAGGCTCGGCGGGCTGGCTGCTAGTAGTCTGGATCATCACGGGCCTTATCACGCTGGCTGGGGCTGTGAGTTACGGTGAACTGTCGGCCATGTTCCCGAAGGTAGGCGGGCAGTACGTGTACCTGCGCGAGGCCTACAACAAGCTGGTGGCGTTTCTCTATGGCTGGTCGCTGTTCACCGTCATTCAGACCGGCGTTATTGCAGCCGTGGGTGTGGCGTTTGCTCGCTTCACGGGTGTCTTATTTCCGTGGTTCAGCGAGCAGCACGTGCTGTTCAACGTTGGGCCCCTGGCTTTCACCACGGTGCAGTTGCTGGCTATTCTGATGATTGTGGGCCTGACCTGGATCAACGCCAACGGCGTGCGCAGCGGCAAGCTGATTTCCAACGTATTCGGTAGCACCAAGCTGGTAGCCCTTGCCCTGCTCATCTTGTTCGGCCTCATTCTGGGTATCAACCACGAGGCTGTGCAAATCAACTTCACCGGTATGTGGCAGGCCGCCAGCTTCAACGACCTGGGCCAGGCTACCCCCCTGGATACCTGGGGCCTGATAGGCGCCATCGGTCTGGCCATGACTGGCTCCCTGTTCAGTTCCGACTGCTGGAACAACATCGGGTTTTCGGGCGATGAAATCGTGCGGCCCGAGCGCACCATTGTGCTCAGCATGGCCATCGGCACGGCTATCGTCACGGCGCTCTACCTGCTCATCAACGTGGTGTACCTGCTGGTGCTACCCATCCCCGGCAACCCTGCCGCCGCCGCTACCGATGTGGTAGGGCGTGGCATTATGTATGCCACCAACGACCGGGTAGCCACTGCCGTGGCCGAAAGTATGCTGGGCCGCACCGGCGCCTACGTCATGGCCGTACTCATTATGATCAGCACCTTTGGGGCCAACAACGGCATCATTCTCAGCGGTGCCCGTGCCTACTACGCCATGGCTAAAGATGGCTTGTTTTTCCCGCCCTTGGCCCGCCTCAACCGCGCCGGCGTGCCCGGCGTGGCCCTCTGGACCCAATGCGCCTGGGCTTGCCTGCTCTGCCTCACGGGTTCCTACGGTGAACTGCTCAACTACGTGATGTTCTCGGTAATTCTATTCTACGTCATCACCATCATCGGCATCTTCGTGCTGCGCCGCACCCGGCCCAATGCCCCCCGACCCTACCGGGCATTTGGCTACCCGCTGGTGCCGATGTTCTACATTGTACTAGCCTCGGCTTTCTGCGCTATTCTATTGTTCAGCCCAGCCACAGCCACCTTTTCGCAACGTGGCTTACTCCTGCTGGCGCTAGGCGTGCCGGTCTACTTCGTACTAGAAAAGCAGTTCAACAAGCAGCTACCCAACGATCAGTAA
- a CDS encoding efflux RND transporter periplasmic adaptor subunit, with product MDRAISPTVQRRRYLRLGLWLALGLAAVGAALVAFRTVLQPSIRRPEILTATVGTGPVEASLTAAGLVIAAHEAVLTSPIASTVRRVVRQVGQPVQPGQPILELDKELTATELAKLEDAQQQNRNKHDQLRLTLERALNDLQSQEQVQRAKVGSLQSTLRDEQYLLKIGGGTAESVRQAELNLKVAQLELRRLQEQIGNQRRANAADVRELGYTMQMQQRSISELAGKLTQADISSPRPGVLTWVNEDLGSTVRQGDVLARVADLSSFRVRATIADTYAGQLSPGGAVVVRLNNDTDLRGTIGTISPAADKGVVTFYAQLAQDHHPDLRPNLRADVFVVTKAHPKAVRVKNGPFYQGGREQPVFVVKDGWAERRQVRFGDSNFDYVEVVSGLRPGEQIVLSDMKDHQDTPRLRITE from the coding sequence ATGGACAGAGCTATTTCGCCAACGGTGCAGCGTCGCCGCTACCTACGCTTGGGGCTGTGGCTAGCCCTGGGGCTAGCAGCAGTAGGCGCGGCACTTGTGGCCTTTCGCACGGTACTGCAACCCAGCATTCGGCGCCCCGAAATCCTGACGGCCACCGTGGGTACCGGTCCCGTGGAGGCATCGTTGACGGCCGCGGGCCTTGTTATTGCCGCTCACGAGGCCGTGCTCACCAGCCCCATTGCCAGCACCGTGCGACGCGTGGTGCGACAGGTGGGGCAGCCTGTGCAGCCAGGGCAGCCTATTCTAGAGCTAGACAAAGAGCTGACCGCCACGGAGCTAGCCAAACTGGAAGACGCCCAACAGCAAAACCGCAACAAGCACGACCAGCTACGCCTCACATTGGAGCGTGCCCTCAACGACTTGCAGTCGCAGGAGCAAGTGCAGCGCGCGAAGGTAGGCAGTCTGCAATCCACCCTGCGCGACGAGCAATACTTGCTGAAAATAGGCGGTGGCACCGCCGAAAGCGTGCGCCAGGCCGAGCTGAACCTGAAGGTAGCCCAGTTGGAGCTGCGCCGCCTGCAAGAGCAGATTGGCAACCAGCGCCGCGCCAACGCCGCCGATGTGCGCGAGTTGGGCTACACCATGCAGATGCAGCAGCGCAGCATTTCGGAGCTGGCTGGCAAGCTCACGCAAGCCGATATCAGCAGCCCCCGGCCGGGCGTGCTCACCTGGGTGAACGAAGACCTGGGTAGCACCGTGCGTCAGGGCGATGTGCTGGCCCGCGTGGCCGACCTGAGCAGCTTCCGGGTGCGCGCCACCATTGCCGACACCTACGCCGGCCAGCTGAGCCCCGGCGGCGCCGTGGTGGTGCGCCTCAACAACGACACCGACCTGCGCGGCACCATCGGCACCATCAGCCCCGCCGCTGACAAAGGGGTAGTCACCTTTTACGCCCAACTGGCTCAAGACCACCACCCCGACCTACGCCCCAACTTGCGCGCCGATGTATTTGTGGTGACCAAAGCCCACCCCAAAGCCGTGCGTGTGAAGAATGGCCCCTTCTACCAAGGTGGCCGCGAGCAGCCGGTATTTGTGGTGAAGGACGGCTGGGCCGAGCGCCGCCAGGTGCGCTTCGGCGACAGCAACTTCGACTACGTGGAGGTAGTGAGCGGCCTGCGCCCCGGCGAGCAAATCGTGCTCAGCGACATGAAGGACCACCAGGACACCCCGCGTCTGCGGATAACGGAATAG
- a CDS encoding carboxypeptidase-like regulatory domain-containing protein, translating to MKSLPTAFALVLLILTARIGSYAQGHVDDAVLAINAVVATVAEEEEEKEAPRSVPTTTSTRKRMMTIQGRVIDVDKDPLVGATIVVQGTQIIGITDADGCYKLTVPAGTYTLRCGSAGYYDNEVATRQTATDQTIVLQYRPDAFKRIKR from the coding sequence ATGAAGTCACTGCCTACCGCCTTCGCTCTTGTTTTGCTGATACTCACAGCACGCATAGGTAGCTACGCGCAAGGTCATGTTGATGACGCCGTGCTAGCTATTAATGCCGTCGTTGCAACTGTGGCGGAAGAGGAGGAAGAGAAAGAAGCGCCGCGCTCCGTGCCCACAACCACAAGCACCCGCAAACGCATGATGACCATTCAGGGCCGCGTAATAGATGTGGACAAAGACCCCCTGGTAGGAGCAACTATCGTGGTGCAGGGCACCCAGATTATCGGCATCACTGACGCCGATGGTTGCTACAAACTCACGGTTCCGGCTGGCACGTATACGCTCCGCTGCGGCTCGGCAGGCTACTACGATAATGAAGTGGCTACCCGCCAAACCGCCACCGACCAAACCATTGTATTACAGTACCGGCCGGATGCTTTCAAGCGCATCAAGCGTTAA
- a CDS encoding anti-sigma factor, which produces MDIQEYIESGILEQYALGELPEAEQAEVERLAAQHPAIRQELDSVIETLSGYAAQYAQTPPADMRDRVLAGWKAAIDADTAASAPVAAASEPEPVVRSITSAPVAEAAPRFNWLMAASIAFLLLSVGINFLLYSKWQNAETSLAAVESDRSLLAASHMAVEKRLGEQTNELSVLRSDEFRTVALNGTPAAPKASAKVLYNPSTRTVYVDVRSLPEPPAGKQYQLWALDNGKPVDAGVLDYATASGESLQHMKDIARAQAFAMTVEDAGGSPTPTLSTMTVVGNI; this is translated from the coding sequence GTGGATATTCAGGAATACATCGAATCAGGCATTCTGGAGCAGTACGCCCTTGGCGAGCTGCCAGAAGCAGAGCAGGCCGAGGTAGAGCGCCTCGCCGCCCAGCATCCCGCTATCCGGCAAGAGCTGGACAGTGTGATAGAGACCCTCAGCGGCTACGCCGCCCAGTACGCCCAAACGCCCCCCGCCGACATGCGCGACCGGGTGCTGGCGGGTTGGAAAGCGGCTATTGACGCTGATACAGCGGCATCGGCGCCGGTGGCTGCCGCATCCGAGCCCGAGCCGGTAGTGCGGTCCATCACCTCGGCACCGGTGGCCGAAGCTGCGCCGCGCTTCAACTGGCTGATGGCCGCTTCCATTGCGTTTCTGCTGCTGAGCGTGGGCATCAACTTTTTGCTCTACTCGAAGTGGCAAAACGCCGAAACCAGCCTGGCCGCCGTGGAAAGCGACCGGTCGTTGCTGGCGGCCTCGCACATGGCAGTAGAGAAACGACTAGGTGAGCAAACCAATGAGCTATCTGTACTGCGCAGCGACGAGTTCCGGACAGTAGCCCTGAATGGTACGCCCGCCGCGCCTAAGGCAAGTGCCAAGGTGCTCTACAACCCCAGCACGCGCACCGTGTATGTGGATGTACGCAGCTTGCCCGAGCCGCCCGCCGGTAAGCAGTATCAACTGTGGGCCCTCGACAACGGCAAGCCAGTAGACGCAGGCGTACTGGATTATGCCACTGCATCGGGCGAAAGTTTGCAACACATGAAGGACATCGCCCGCGCTCAGGCCTTTGCCATGACAGTGGAGGACGCTGGCGGCAGCCCTACCCCCACGCTCTCGACAATGACCGTGGTAGGGAATATCTAG
- a CDS encoding heme NO-binding domain-containing protein: MHGTIFSLLKRYVQTQYDHSTWVRLLEHSGLTEVEFDHRHVYPDEHMYALVGQAAQMAGVPADELHEKFGEYLVPDLLYMYQKYIQPEWRTLDMLEHTETAMHTRVRAAHEGNRPPVLDVRRVAPDEVFIEYVSPRRMGALAVGIVRGLARYFDEEDRIAVEPLTSENGERVQMRVRLLH, from the coding sequence GTGCACGGAACCATCTTTTCGCTGCTGAAACGCTATGTGCAAACGCAGTACGACCATAGCACCTGGGTGCGCCTGTTAGAGCACTCCGGTCTGACAGAAGTAGAATTCGACCACCGTCATGTGTACCCCGATGAGCACATGTACGCCCTGGTGGGGCAGGCCGCCCAAATGGCCGGGGTGCCGGCCGATGAGCTGCACGAAAAATTTGGTGAGTATCTGGTGCCGGACTTGCTCTATATGTACCAGAAGTACATTCAGCCGGAGTGGCGGACGCTGGATATGCTGGAGCACACCGAAACAGCCATGCACACACGCGTGCGAGCTGCACACGAAGGCAACCGCCCGCCCGTGCTGGACGTGCGCCGCGTAGCCCCCGACGAGGTATTTATTGAGTATGTATCGCCGCGGCGCATGGGCGCCCTGGCAGTGGGCATTGTGCGCGGACTGGCGCGCTATTTCGATGAAGAGGACCGTATTGCAGTAGAGCCGCTCACCAGTGAAAACGGCGAGCGGGTACAGATGCGGGTGCGCTTGCTGCACTAA